In Diabrotica undecimpunctata isolate CICGRU unplaced genomic scaffold, icDiaUnde3 ctg00002186.1, whole genome shotgun sequence, one DNA window encodes the following:
- the LOC140431875 gene encoding uncharacterized protein: MDQLTILKRKRGIFKAQITKFDSFISSFTHDKIVELQIRVDKCKEWWNDFDQIQSEIDLLDTSEEQLQERLDFQDAYFKLIASAEIILKNEVNLNDTIANSGHNTSLDRNSLKNVRLPPLEVPTFNGCYQHWLEFRDSFTSMVIENSDLNDVDKLHYLKRALIGDAQDELEQLKTTSKNFTIAWQLLSETYEKKKLIARGHIEAIYEYPKITQVNSLELKKLSGCIKRNLKSLGMLGYPVEHWDVLLLCTIEKKLDYYTNKEWQEKGPVNEFSTIQEFLAFIDHKVQHLQNSERDKQDIEQISKETKKRVQKMTLSKSFIATSKQCALCNLPHYFYSCKKFHNLSVSARRQEVTKSKACWNCLKDGHLVQHCTWGGCKLCGKRHNTLLHMDGKFINNSHLQTNVTQLNGSKVESQICGITTQKETHTQGNGISNQGKEVHIQGQGAFHNNSMEGTSQLNFLGQTGFLESHSGDIGQTCFLESHSGDIGQDSINFLNHSKQGISYRLKTDILLSTALVYMQDKYGILHECRVLLDSGSQSNFISRSFFEKLQLRADKVHIPVKGLGQGITNISQALNGTLLSKFSNYQTNAFLLVINKISDNLPTSDLNLDFINIPKNIVLADETFGVSKQIDVLLGASVFWQLLCVGQIKLGKDQPILQKTKLGWVISGPVSQSIKVSNNSVEYIQLGHMSKVEDKTDFNSETPNYYLPHHGVLKETSLTTKLRVVFDGSARTDSGVSLNDVLMVGPKLQDDLMCILLRFRKHNVVIASDIEKMYRQVFVCKTQQKLQQILWRFSDEQPIETYKLKTLTYGTAPAAFLAIRSLQQLAHENQLNLPLASQVILKDFYVDDLLTGGSSIEEVKSLKDELNNILCTAGFSLRKWVSNKPEIFDEDIQIKGDIEHYLADDVTTKTLGLYWNSKIDSLQYKINFSNYTKVSKRTVLSLVSQIFDPLGLVGPVIIKAKLIMQSLWQLKLNWDESLPLDLHTAWNQFRESIADLEKTHISSDASESAYGAALYIRSLDQGGSCLVHLLCAKSRVAPLKTISLPRLELCGALLAAKLASAVIATIGVSFDEVHFLADSLITLHWILGEPSQWKTFVGNRVSEIQRLSNGYSWHHVDSHDNPADIITRGYEPKLLNTSKLWWNGPPWLASHKLSWPTKALSNSHISIIPDQKLTHHILVASGNQL, from the exons ATGGATCagttaacaattttaaaaagaaagCGTGGTATCTTTAAGGCACAAATTACAAAATTTGATTCATTTATAAGCAGTTTTACTCACGATAAAATAGTAGAATTACAAATTAGGGTTGACAAATGCAAAGAATGGTGGAATGATTTTGATCAAATACAAAGTGAAATTGACTTATTAGACACATCAGAGGAACAATTACAAGAAAGGTTAGATTTTCAGGATGCATATTTTAAACTAATAGCCTCTGcagaaattatattaaagaatGAAGTTAATTTAAACGATACTATAGCAAACTCAGGTCACAATACTAGTTTAGATCGAAATAGCTTAAAAAATGTACGGTTACCACCACTGGAGGTTCCAACTTTTAATGGTTGTTATCAACATTGGTTAGAATTTAGAGATAGTTTTACTAGTATGGTCATAGAAAATTCTGATTTAAATGATGTTGACAAGCTTCACTATTTAAAAAGGGCTTTGATAGGGGATGCCCAGGATGAACTGGAGCAGCTAAAAACTACTAGCAAAAATTTTACTATTGCATGGCAACTTTTATCTGAaacatatgaaaagaaaaaacttattgCACGTGGTCATATTGAAGCTATATATGAATATCCAAAAATAACTCAGGTAAATAGTTTAGAATTAAAGAAATTGTCAGGTTgtataaaaagaaatttaaagtcaCTAGGTATGTTAGGTTATCCAGTTGAACATTGGGATGTTCTTTTACTTTGTACCATAGAGAAAAAGCTTGATTATTACACAAATAAGGAATGGCAAGAAAAGGGTCCAGTTAACGAATTTTCTACGATACAGGAATTCTTAGCATTTATAGATCATAAAGTACAACACTTACAAAATTCAGAAAGGGATAAACAAGATATAGAGCAAATatcaaaggaaacaaaaaaaagggtGCAAAAAATGACATTATCAAAGTCATTCATTGCAACGTCCAAACAATGTGCACTTTGTAATTTACCGCACTATTTTTATTCATgtaaaaaatttcataatttatcaGTGTCAGCTAGAAGACAAGAGGTAACAAAATCAAAAGCATGTTGGAACTGTCTAAAGGATGGACACTTAGTACAACATTGTACATGGGGAGGTTGTAAACTTTGTGGAAAACGACACAATACTCTTTTACATATGGATggtaaatttataaacaattctcaTTTACAAACAAATGTAACTCAACTCAACGGATCAAAGGTTGAATCACAAATTTGTGGTATAACTACCCAGAAAGAAACACACACACAGGGAAATGGCATATCTAATCAGGGAAAGGAAGTACATATTCAGGGACAAGGTGCATTCCATAATAATTCAATGGAAGGTACATCTCAATTAAACTTTTTGGGTCAGACAGGTTTTTTGGAATCACATTCGGGTGATATAGGTCAGACATGTTTTTTAGAATCACATTCGGGTGATATAGGTCaggattcaattaattttttaaatcattctaAGCAAGGTATATCATACAGattaaaaactgatattttaCTTTCAACGGCCTTAGTATATATGCAAGACAAATATGGAATTTTGCATGAATGTAGAGTTTTATTGGACTCAGGTTCACAGTCAAATTTTATATcacgttcattttttgaaaaattacaattACGGGCAGATAAGGTACACATTCCGGTTAAAGGTTTAGGTCAAGGTATAACAAACATTTCTCAGGCATTAAATGGGACACTTTTATCAAAGTTTAGCAATTATCAAACAAATGCATTTTTATTGGTAATTAATAAAATTTCTGACAATTTACCAACTTCGGATTTAAACTTGGATTTtataaatattcctaaaaacATTGTACTTGCAGATGAAACATTTGGGGTTTCAAAACAAATTGATGTATTACTGGGAGCATCAGTTTTTTGGCAATTATTATGTGTGGGTCAGATAAAACTTGGCAAAGATCAACCAATTCTCCAAAAAACTAAGTTGGGATGGGTTATTTCAGGGCCAGTTAGTCAATCAATTAAGGTTAGCAACAATTCAGTG GAATATATCCAGTTGGGTCACATGTCAAAGGTTGAAGATAAAACTGACTTCAATTCAGAAACACCCAACTACTATCTTCCACATCATGGAGTTTTAAAAGAAACATCTTTAACTACAAAATTAAGGGTAGTGTTTGATGGGTCAGCTAGAACTGACAGTGGTGTGTCATTAAATGATGTTCTAATGGTCGGACCAAAATTACAAGATGATTTAATGTGCATTCTTCTTCGTTTTCGAAAACATAATGTAGTTATAGCTTCAGACATTGAAAAGATGTATCGACAGGTTTTTGTTTGCAAAACTCAGCAAAAACTACAACAAATATTATGGAGGTTTTCGGATGAGCAACCAATTGAGACATACAAGCTGAAAACGCTAACATATGGGACCGCTCCAGCAGCATTTTTGGCTATAAGAAGCTTACAACAATTAGCTCATGAGAATCAATTGAACCTGCCTCTAGCTTCCCAGgtgattttaaaggatttttatgtTGATGATTTGCTTACAGGAGGGAGTTCAATTGAAGAAGTAAAATCATTAAAGgatgaattaaataatattttgtgcaCAGCAGGATTTTCACTTAGAAAATGGGTATCAAACAAACCTGAAATTTTTGATGAGGATATTCAAATAAAGGGAGACATTGAACATTATCTTGCAGATGATGTTACAACAAAAACATTAGGGCTTTATTGGAACTCAAAGATAGATTCGCTtcaatataaaatcaatttttctaATTACACAAAGGTTAGCAAAAGAACAGTTCTGTCTTTAGTTTCACAGATATTTGATCCTCTTGGACTAGTAGGGCCAGTTATAATTAAAGCTAAATTAATAATGCAATCACTAtggcaattaaaattaaattgggaTGAGTCTTTACCTTTAGATTTACACACAGCTTGGAACCAGTTTAGGGAATCAATTGCAGATTTGGAGAAAACTCACATTAGCAG TGACGCTTCAGAGTCTGCTTATGGCGCAGCACTCTACATTCGGTCACTGGATCAAGGTGGTTCTTGCTTAGTTCATTTATTATGTGCGAAATCAAGGGTAGCACCCTTAAAAACAATATCTTTGCCTAGATTGGAATTGTGTGGTGCTTTATTGGCTGCCAAATTGGCATCGGCGGTTATCGCAACAATAGGTGTTAGCTTTGATGAGGTACATTTTTTGGCTGATTCATTGATAACTCTTCATTGGATTTTGGGTGAACCGTCACAATGGAAAACCTTCGTTGGAAATAGGGTGTCGGAAATACAAAGGCTTTCTAATGGATATAGCTGGCATCATGTTGACTCGCATGATAACCCAGCCGACATAATTACGCGCGGATATGAACCAAAGTTATTAAACACTTCAAAATTGTGGTGGAATGGGCCACCATGGTTAGCTTCTCATAAATTGTCTTGGCCTACTAAGGCTTTGTCAAATTCACACATTTCTATCATACCTGACCAGAAG CTCACTCACCACATTTTGGTGGCATCTGGGAATCAACTGTAA